A window from Streptomyces sp. NBC_00271 encodes these proteins:
- a CDS encoding putative quinol monooxygenase, translating to MKKTLLAEFTAREGAEDEVARLIRDYALRVREEEGNLAFDVYTKAANPRGYWIFEVYRDEDAFKTHLDAPYGAPFNAALTPLIEEDASVLTFLDPLATHP from the coding sequence GTGAAGAAGACCCTGCTCGCCGAGTTCACCGCCCGAGAGGGAGCGGAGGACGAGGTCGCCCGCCTGATCCGGGACTACGCTCTGAGGGTGCGCGAAGAGGAAGGCAACCTGGCCTTCGACGTCTACACCAAGGCGGCAAACCCGCGCGGATACTGGATCTTCGAGGTCTACCGGGACGAGGACGCCTTCAAGACGCACCTGGACGCCCCGTACGGTGCCCCGTTCAACGCCGCCCTCACCCCGCTGATCGAGGAGGACGCCTCCGTACTGACGTTCCTCGATCCGCTGGCCACGCATCCGTAA